Proteins encoded in a region of the Natronomonas pharaonis DSM 2160 genome:
- a CDS encoding DUF7386 family protein, with amino-acid sequence MGERTTLRLSDERKHLLDQASDIVASDPSDDPPRSDVIDAALTHLIESHENLEDVRDKYPPGEVKDCCNTSVLQLRYRTSIEQRWR; translated from the coding sequence ATGGGTGAACGAACGACCCTCAGACTGTCCGACGAACGGAAGCACCTACTCGATCAAGCAAGCGATATCGTGGCGTCCGACCCATCGGATGACCCGCCGAGGAGTGACGTCATCGACGCCGCACTGACGCACCTGATCGAATCCCACGAGAACCTCGAAGACGTCCGCGACAAGTACCCGCCCGGCGAGGTGAAAGACTGCTGCAACACGTCCGTGCTGCAGCTCCGGTACCGAACGTCAATCGAGCAGCGCTGGCGGTAA
- a CDS encoding helix-hairpin-helix domain-containing protein, producing MSDPFTEIRYVGDHRADVLRNAGYDSLDELSQASRDEIASIDGFEDGIAERVVRHFKNEQ from the coding sequence ATGAGTGATCCATTTACCGAAATCCGGTATGTTGGGGATCACCGGGCAGATGTCCTGCGAAATGCCGGGTACGACTCTTTAGATGAATTGAGTCAGGCGTCAAGAGATGAAATAGCGTCGATAGATGGATTTGAGGACGGAATTGCAGAGAGAGTTGTTCGGCACTTCAAAAACGAACAATAA
- a CDS encoding type II toxin-antitoxin system HicA family toxin, whose amino-acid sequence MLWIATLATASGLTILKRILRTKESMSRSAKMARHRGSSSVVRTSFSSRDVIKTLTKHGFVPVGGKGSHTTLRYENDETGEVRTVTVPKADPIPVGTLQQIAKQAGADDFHDFCQWVDRTS is encoded by the coding sequence ATGCTTTGGATAGCCACTTTGGCGACGGCGAGCGGATTGACGATCCTGAAGCGTATCTTGAGGACCAAGGAATCGATGTCGAGATCGGCGAAAATGGCTCGCCACCGTGGCTCGAGTAGTGTGGTCCGGACGAGCTTTTCCTCGCGAGACGTGATTAAGACGCTCACCAAACACGGGTTCGTACCGGTTGGTGGCAAGGGGAGCCACACAACGCTTCGATACGAGAATGACGAAACGGGCGAGGTGCGGACGGTAACGGTCCCGAAAGCCGATCCGATCCCAGTCGGGACGCTGCAGCAAATAGCCAAACAAGCGGGTGCCGACGACTTTCACGACTTCTGCCAGTGGGTCGACCGGACGAGTTAG
- a CDS encoding type II toxin-antitoxin system HicB family antitoxin — MATVSEPPAGVEFVHEDDGRVTARHVESGVASFGDTEAEALRELADALDSHFGDGERIDDPEAYLEDQGIDVEIGENGSPPWLE, encoded by the coding sequence ATGGCGACTGTATCAGAGCCTCCGGCCGGCGTCGAATTCGTTCACGAGGACGACGGTCGTGTAACGGCCCGACACGTTGAGTCGGGCGTAGCCTCGTTCGGCGACACCGAGGCTGAGGCGCTTCGCGAGCTCGCCGATGCTTTGGATAGCCACTTTGGCGACGGCGAGCGGATTGACGATCCTGAAGCGTATCTTGAGGACCAAGGAATCGATGTCGAGATCGGCGAAAATGGCTCGCCACCGTGGCTCGAGTAG